The stretch of DNA ATAAAATAACTCCTGCAGTCTGATTGTTTTCAAGCTTCAAATAATATGCGAGTGCTATTTTGTCTTTTTTGTATGACAGGTGATAGATATGGTGTCAATCATGCAGATACATCGGGGTCTGGAAACTTGTGTCTTCCTGTTTCTTCTGTGGGAATGGTCATGAATAATCAAAACCCCCGTGCTGTATCCTTACAGTCCATGTCCAAAATAAACTCTCCTTTGATTACCAATCAATCAAACTTGACTGCCTCTCAGCAGATGCCAAATATAAAGGTTCAACCAGTTGATCAGTCAGCGAAGATGAACTTTCAGTCCCAGCATTCACTGGGAGATAACCATTTATCTTCCTATCAGCATCAACATTGTCAACAGCCGCCTCAGCAGTTCCAGGAGCAACGTCAATTTGTTCAACCTCAACAGAAGCTGCAAAGTCAGCAGCACCAACTTTTGTCAAGGAGCAATACTTTTGCTCAAGCTCAGCTACCTTCTGATCTTGGTATTCGGGTAAAGTCTGAGCCTGGAAATCATGATGAAGCCCAACATTCTCGGGTCAATACTGAGCAATTTCAGTTTTCTAACATAAATCAGTTTCAGTCAAATTCAGTTGAAGACCATTCTAAAGGTACTCAGTTGCTCCCTCCTCTGTCTAGGTTATTCGTTTGTCAGTGTCTCAGCCTTCAGAACAAATGCAGCAATTATTGAATTCGCAACAGTTTGTTACTGATTCTAAGAGTTGTTTCAACTTTTTTTCTAATGGGGTTCATTCAGATGCAGTATTTCAGGGTCAATGGTATTCCACATCGCAAGATGGGAGTCAAATACCAGGTAGCTTCTCAAATAAGCAAAATGCACAGGAGGAATTGTGTCAGAGAACTTCCAGGAAGGATGAAGCTTATCCAAATAATCTGTCTACTGAGGGATCTCCGGTTAGTCAACCTTTTGGTAGTAGAGCAGTTGCCACCAATAACTCGAGCAGCTCCATCTGCAGATCTAATAACCTTCCTCGTGAACGACAATATTTCAATCAGCAGAGGTGGCTATTGTTTTTGATTCATGCACGTGGATGTTCTGCTCCTGAAGGGAAATGTCCAGAGCAGAATTGCATAAAAGCTCAAAAACTAGTGAAGCATATGGAAGGATGCAGTAACTTTGACTGTAAATATCCTCGTTGTCCTACAACGAGGGTCTTAATTAACCACTACAGACGGTGCAGAGATCTAAGCTGTCCTGTTTGTATTCCTGTCAGGAAATTTGTACACGCACAACAAAAAGTTGCTCGTCCTGGCTGTAATTCTGATATGCCCAATCCTCCTAATGGTACTTGTAGATCCTATGATGCTGGTGAAATTGCTTCCAGGTTGACTGCCAAGCTGAGTTCGGTGTCGGCTCAAACAGAAGATTTGCAGCCTTCTCTTAAGCGTACGAAGATTGAGCCACCTTCTCAATCTCTCATCTTGGAAACAGAAAATCGTTTTATGCCAGTTTCCGCCTGTGAGTCTCTTGTTACCCAAAATGCCCACCTCGTTGAACAGCATGGCAATGCTGTCGCAATGAAATCTGAAGTTACTGACATAATGATAGAAATTCCTGCAAATGCTGTGCAAGTCAGTCCCGGGAGTATAGATATACGAACGGATAATTTGGATGATACCTGCATTCTAAAACCTGTTCTTGATTCTGCTGTATCAAGTAGTGCAGCTTCTCTTGTGAAACAGGGAAATATTAAGACTGAAAAGGACATGGATCAGCCTAAACAGGAAATTACATCAGCAACCACTGAAAGCACAAGTGGATCCAAGTCTGGGAAACCTACAATAAAGGGTGTGTCAATGACTGAATTATTCACCCCAGAGCAAGTCCGAGAACACATTATTGGTCTGAGGCGATGGGTTGGCCAGGTCTGTCTTTCGCGCTATTGTTAGTTGTTGAGGGTGGGGATCCCGTTGTTTTAGTCATGAGTTCTGCTATACACATTTGcatcatatttttcaaaatgaGTTGGTGATTGATGCTTTAAATCCTTTCGTAATAACAGTTTTTTAATGAGTATTAGTCAAAATCATGGTGTTGGGGACCTCCCTTAGAAGACCAATGGTGGTTGCATAAAAGACTAGACGCATACTTGTTTCGAGAAATTTGTAATGATTCTAAACTTGGAGAACTTCTTCAGAGTTATGCGAGCTAGCAGAACAGCAATACACTTTTAATCATTTCATCCCAATGCAATAACTAGGTACATGCAAAACTCAATTTTATGAAACCTTGAACGCGTAAGTTATGCATTCATGGTTTATTAACTGAGCTTTGCATGTACCTAGTTATTGCATTGAGATGAAATGACTAAAAATGTATTGGCTGTTCTGCTTGCTGAGTCATAAAATAATTTCCTAAACATATCGCCTCTAGCTGAGTTTTCTATGAAGAAGATACACCCTCAAAGTAGTATAGTTAGGGGTAATGATTGCTTTAGAAAATGGGTGGTGGTTGCTTAAAAGACTAGATCTATACATGTTTTGAGAAACTGGTAGCAATTCTAATCTTGGCCAAGTTTTCCAGAGTTATGCATTCATGGTTTATTCGTTATTTTTTTTTCCATACACCTAGTTATTGTAGTGAGATAACATGACTTCCAAAATTATTTGTTGTTCTGCTTGTTGATTcttaaaatattttccttatataTCGCCCTCCATCTGAATTTTCTTTCAAGAAGATACACCCTCAAAGTAATATAGCATTAGTTTTGATATATGTAGCTGAGAAACAATGATTAGGAGTGTTTGTTTTTATGCGCTCCTCTTTGTAATTATGGGCGACTTCACAGTTTTTGTGAAATCTATATATTAATATACAAATATGTTACCTTCttgatttattttttaaaatgttaTTTGCTGTCTAGTATGTGTAAGCCGGAAGTAGCGAATTATAATCCTTCAGGAGGTAAGGTTAGGACCTAAGGAATACAAGGTCTATGTATTTATAGTTGATGAGAAATGATACACCTACTCTTACGGGGACACTTACTGCTGTTTTAATTCTTAAATGAGTCTTCCTTGTACcattatcaaaaagaaaaaaaatcttaaATGAGTCTTTCACCCTCTTAGAAACTTCAGAAGACaatcaaaacaacaacaacaaacccagtgtaatcccataaaTGGGGTCGTGGGAGAGTAGtgcgtacgcagaccttacccctaccttataaagttagagaggctgtttccgatagaccctcggctcagggaACAATGGAGATAAGATAAAGCAGCCAAGTAGCAAACAATGGTAACAACAATGTAATATGGTAACGAGCGCGAATGACACATCATGTAATAATAAAGAACCATGATaagataatacaaaaataatcCTAGTACTACTGGTAAGCCTAGGAGGAACACACTACTATCAGTCAACCTACacccctaatcctcgacctccacacatTCCTATCGTGGGTCATATACTCGGTAAGCTGAAACAGCGACATGTCCTGCCTAATTATCTCTCCCAAATACTTCTTAGGCTTACCCCTTCCCTTCCTCAGATTCGCCATGGACAACCCCTCATACCTCCTGATCGGAGCATCTATATTTCTCTTCTTCACATACCCAAACCATCTCAACTTCGATTCCCGCAACTTGTCCTCTACAGATGCTACTCctaccttgtccctaataacttcattcctaatcctgTCCTTCTTGGTATGTCCACACATCCATcttaacatcctcatttcagctactttcatTTTCTGGACATGGGACTTCTTAACGGGCCAGtactcaaccccatacaacatagtcggtctaaccaccactctgtagaacttgcccttaagtccaggtggcacattcttatcacacaaaacccCCGAGGCTAGCCGCCATCTCATCCACCCCGCTCCAATACGATGAGTaatatcctcgtcgatctccccgttgccttgaataatagacccaagatacttgaaactatctcTTTTGGGGATGAACTGAGTACCAATCTTCATTTCCACTTCTTCTTCATACATCCCATCGCTGAACGTGCACTCTAAGTACTCAGTTTTTGACCTACTAAACTTGAAACCAGCGTCTGTCTCCAAACTTCCAACCTGGCGTTAACTCCGCcacgcgtctcgtcaatcagaactatgtcatcaacAAATAGCATACACCATGGCACTTCCCCTTGTATGTGTCGCGTCAGAACATCTAACGCTAAGGCAAACAAAAACGGGCTAAGAGCCGATCCCTGATGTAACTCTATCTCCACTCGGAAATGATCCGAGTCTCCTTTTGCAGTCCTCACCCGAATATTCGCTCCCtcgtacatgtccttaatcaccctaatgtacgcTACCGGGACACCGCTAACCTCCATACATCTCCATAAAACTTCTTTCGGGACTTTATCATAGGCCTTCTCTAGATCCAAGaataccatatgcaagtccttcttcctctccctgtACTGCTCCACCAATCTCCTCACAAGGTGAATGGCTTTTGTAGTAGACCGTCCCGGTATAAATCCGAACTGGTTCTCGGAAATAGTAACACTACGTCGCACCCTTCTCTCCACCAccttctcccaaactttcatagtatgactcaacagcttgatacccctatagttgttataGTCCTGGATATCACATTTGTTTTTATACAATGGGATCATTAAACTCCACCGCCaatcttcgggcatcttcttcgtcctgaaaatgacattaaacaaaccagtaagccactccaagccttCACGGCCCACTTCTTTCCAAAATTCCACAGGGATCTCGTCCGGCCCAGTTGCCTTACCTCCGCTCATCTTCCACATATCCCACTCAACCTCCTCGCTCCTAATACGCCTACAAAACCCAAAATCCCTCTGACTCCTTGAGTTTTCCAACTCACCTAGCACGATCAAAAcctcattttttaaatttacTTTTCATTAAGGACGTGGTAGGAAACATATCTGCGTTATCAGTATCTGTGGCATATATTCTACTGACATTTTTGGTTTATTTTCTGATCGGTATGTGTTATCATTTCATGGAATGATATTTTGTTTTTTTCCTTCACAGAGCAAAGCAAAAGCAGAAAAAAATCAAGCTATGGAACATTCCATGAGTGAAAATTCATGTCAATTATGTGCAGTTGAGAAGCTAAATTTTGAACCTCCGCCTATATATTGTACTCCTTGTGGTGCTCGTATTAAACGAAATGCAATGTATTATACGATTGGAACTGGTGATACTCGACACTACTTCTGCATTCCATGCTATAATGAGGCTCGTGGAGACACCATTGTTGTTGATGGAACCACTATTCCGAAGGCGAGGatggagaaaaagaaaaatgatgagGAAACTGAAGAATGGGTATTTGTGTCTCACCTTTTAGGATTTACTTCAGAATATCTTATTATTGAAGAAATAAAATTGAAAATCCAGCTCTATACACTTTTTCGGCAGTACACAATGTTTCTCTTGTTCTGAATTTTGActagttttattatatttgttaAATCTTAAAAGTTTCTGCTTTGTGCAGTGGGTTCAATGTGATAAGTGTGAAGCTTGGCAACATCAGATTTGTGCATTGTTCAATGGTAGGAGAAATGATGGTGGGCAAGCTGAGTATACCTGTCCAAATTGCTATATTATAGAGGTTGAAAGAGGTGAGCGTAAGCCCTTACCACAAAGTGCTGTTCTTGGAGCAAAAGATCTGCCTCGTACAATTCTCAGTGACCATATTGAGCAACGATTAGTTAAGCGTTTGAAGCACGAAAGGCAGGAGAGAGCAAGACGTGAAGGAAAAAGTTATGATGAGGTAAGTCAATTTGCTCGAGTTTGAACGCTACAGCCCACGTGTTGAAGTTTCATGATTTTAATAAGAGAGCGTGATATATTTATACTGGTGGACACCGAATGCATCGTTGTGATAGATAAATGGGCATATAGTTTTGATTGACAGTTGTCAATCAAGGGGGTGCCTCCTCTGTATAGTAAAGTCGAAAACAGCTCTAAGATAGATGTCATGCTATGAGAAAAGTTGGTACGTCTAAACATTGTAAAACTCACACTAGTCTCTGTGGTGGATGCTGCATTCACTAATTTTAACCAGTATAGTTATTTACACTTAAGTCCAGAGTATGGAACAGCTTGCTAAAGAAATGTGACATagaagtaagtatcttgtcttCTGATTTTTCAGTAATAATGTGTTTCCTTATCTTTGGAAAACCTCATATGCGTGTTCAATCTTAGAAAATATTAAGTACTGAGATAAATATTAGCTTTGATGTCATAATCCCCGTATGGAGATAAATTAGCTTGTGGATTGAACTGTTTCGATTGCTTAAACTTTTTCATTATAAAGTAAAGAAACATTTTGGAAGATATCTTATTTGGATGTTTCTTCCAAGTTCTGTTTATTGATATTTTTGTCAGCAAATGTTTACTTATGCATTTCTACTTCTGCTTGTGTTGTCGATTTAACAGGTTCCTGGTGCTGAAGGGCTTGTTGTAAGGATTGTGTCATCAGTGGACAAAAAGTTGGAAGTGAAATCAAGGTTTCTCGAGATCTTTCAAGAAGAGAATTATCCGCCGGAGTTCCCATATAAATCAAAGGTACGTTTCTACCCTTTTTTTGTTTACTGCAAATCAGAGTTGTTTGGTTCTGAAAAGGAACATATTCACAAAATTAGACACAAATTGAAAGGTTGGTATGTGTTTGTTGTTTGAAACAAACCAAAGCAAGCCAAACTTGTTTCTGCAATAGGCGCATACTTTTTAATATTACCTTGAGCTCTCCTTTTTTCCTGAGTATTCTTTTCcaatttcacattttctttcttatgattatgttatgattttttAGAATTCATTTAATCTTATGTTATATTCACCAAATTGTGGAGTAATTATTTTTCACTCTGTTTTTTTTCTAAATATATATTCTTATATTGATATAGTAAATGCTTTTGTATTAAATTAATGCATGTTGTTTCAAGGATAGTAGTAAAATATTCACATACTAAAAGGGGTTTGGTTGAAACTTTATATAATAATAGGTTACTATTCTAGTTTTATGAGTTCAGGAAACATCTCGCACTGCCACAAGTGTTTCCAATAACAGTGATTGAAACACATTGTGTTGCACTAAATGTTTTAGAAATATTTGTAACAAGTTTCTCTGAAAAACTATCCGACCATCACTTAATTGTTGTGGACATTTTGGTTCCAAGGATTGAAATGAATTTGAGATGTGTTTATACCAGATATTCATACGTTAGAAATAGATCTAATCAGTTGGTACAGAACGGATTATTGGTTCGTGAGACATTGTTTTTGATAAATTATTGGTGTGAGACATCTCTATAACATGCACGCCATTATCTGTTCCTCGTGTGCAATTTGATAAGAGCCTTATATAGGTAAAAGTTGATGGTATCTTGGCTTGGTTCACTCCATGTTCATTCATTTTGTCCTTCCCTGACGTAAATTATCCCTCCATATCCTTGACCTTTAAAATTGCTTCCAGCGCTGTAGGAAGAGATTATTTGGGGAAGCTTTTACGTCCATAAAGTCTAGTCAATAGTTGGATTGGGAGGTTAGTTTTGACGGTTAGGGGAATAAAACGGTGGACTAATTCAATTCGTTCTCAATTAATCAACTACTTGCCAATCAAGTAGTTGAGGACGGTTGGATAAATtctgcataaccattatgctcTATTATATTGTCTTAGGATGTTGGGTCAAGCTTTAGGTCCTAAGATCTCCGTCTGTCATTTCCTTGCTCATTTCTCTTGCAATTAGGTGATAAGAGTTTTGAGTGCTGAACTAATAAGTTGCATCCTTCAGGTGTTATTGTTATTTCAGAAAATTGAAGGTGTAGAAGTGTGCCTCTTTGGCATGTATGTTCAGGAATTTGGATCTGAATGCGCACAACCAAATCATCGTCGTGTTTATCTCTCGTATCTAGATTCTGTCAAATATTTCAGGCCAGAGATCAAAGCAGTGAGTGGCGAGGCTCTTCGTACATTTGTGTACCATGAAATTTTGGTAATCTTTTCCTGCCATCAGTTTTATATGTTGATTTCTTTATCTTTATTATCGGTTTATATTTGTATTCATGCTATTCTGATCTTATTCCAGATTGGATATTTAGAATATTGCAAAAAGCGTGGTTTCACAAGTTGCTATATATGGGCTTGTCCTCCACTGAAGGGTGAagattatatattatattgccaCCCGGAAATCCAGAAAACCCCAAAATCTGACAAGCTCAGAGAGTGGTgagtttaataatatttttacttgttATCAAATTTTAGAAAGTGTCCTTCAGTCAAAACTTTGGTTATCTGTTTTGATGAACTTCTAATGTGGTGAGGTAATATTGCTCCTTTTGGGTACATGTACTTGACTAGGTTCACTTTTTTATATTTCAGGTATTTATCAATGTTACGAAAAGCTTTGAAGGAAAATATTGTTGTAGATCTCACAAATTTATATGACCATTTCTTCATTTCCACGGGCGAATGTAAAGCTAAAATTACTGCAGCTCGCCTGCCATATTTTGATGGGGACTATTGGCCTGGTGCAGCAGAGGATATGATTTATCAACTTCAACAAGAAGAAGATGGGAGGAAACAACATAAGAAGGGATCTATTAAGAAGACTATATCAAAAAGAGCTCTTAAAGCGTCTGGTCAATCTGATCTTTCTGGAAATGCATCTAAGGATATACTTCTAATGCACAAAGTAATTTTAGCCTTTAAATACTTTTACTCTAGTCTTCTTTCTACTTCCTCTTTGACTGTTTGTTGACTGATTGTTGTTAATATGTTTTGTACTCATCAAAAGATACGTCGCGGTTTATGGCTTGCAGTTCTGAATATATTGCTATTCTCTTATCAAGCACTGATTATTATTTTCCTGTGTTGAAAGCTGATGTACTGTAAATCTTCTTGTGTGTACTTTTGTTTGTGTCCTCACAAATTTCCACTTGTCACAGCTTGGTGAAACTATTTCTCCAATGAAGGAAGATTTTATTATGGTCCACCTGCAGCACGCATGTACTCATTGTTGTATTCTAATGGTTTCCGGAAATCGTTGGGTATGCAATCAATGCAAGAACTTTCAGCTTTGTGACAAGTATGAGTCTCGCCTCTCTCATTTCATTATTGGAGTAGTAAAACTTTTCTGTTCTATACAGAGTCATACTTATTACGCGCTTGAAAGTGAAATACGAATGCCTGATCTTCTCCTCATCTGTAAAGGGGACACAGAAAAAATAAGCAAGACCAAAAGTACTTGGAGAGTCTTTTTTCATGTGTAACAAAAAGTCATTTTCTCTCTTCTCATTTATTATCTGTAGGGACTTTTAATTTATAAGTGACTGCTAAGCTATATTCATGAACCAAGATTGCCAAAAACCTTGGGCTTCGTAGTTTTCTTAGTAATGTTAAAGGCACCCTGTGAGTGTTGAAGAAGAAAGGTAAAGAAGTGTAGAACACAGAGTACACAACAAAAGTGAGAAATAAAAGTTAATGTAGAGAATATCAAAAATCAGATAAGCTATCAGCATTATCCGTCGTTTCTTATTACTCTAGACAAAGAGCAGTCTAAGGTATAACATTTATAGTTTGAGCGCCGATTGTGAACTGAACATAAACAGTAGTTTTCTCAAAGCATGGCAGACCCTTTGAGTTCTCTCATTCTTAATACATGAGCTTGCATATATGTTATTTTGATTGGTACCAAAGTAAGCATTTGGAAGCTTGGTTTCAACCAGTGCCACATTCCTGAGTTTATTTTTATTGGTACATGAACTTGCATATATCTGCAATATAATTTCCCCATTTATGCATGCTGCGCATTGCAGAATAGTCTTCGAATATGACAGCTCGTACTTTCTTgcacaactttttttttttttttttttgtaacaaTTAACTGTGCTGCTACTCTTTAGGTGTTATGAAGTTGAGCAGAAACTTGAAGACAGAGAAAGACATCCTATCTATCACAAGGACACACATATACTTTATCCCGTAAGTAGTTTTTTATGTTTTTGTTCTGATAGGTATTGCTATATTGTAGATTTTGTTGATTGAGGAATAACTTTTGCAGAGTGAAATTGAAGTAACTGATGATACCAAGGATAAAGATGAAATTCTTGAGAGCGAGTTTTTTGATACAAGGCAGGCATTTTTGAGTCTTTGTCAAGGAAACCATTACCAATATGATACCCTGCGGCGTGCTAAACATTCCTCAATGATGGTCCTTTACCACCTTCATAATCCGACTGCACCAGCATTTGTGACAACTTGCAATATTTGTCATCTTGACATAGAAGCAGGT from Nicotiana tomentosiformis chromosome 11, ASM39032v3, whole genome shotgun sequence encodes:
- the LOC104096056 gene encoding histone acetyltransferase HAC1 isoform X2, whose protein sequence is MNLQHMSGQISGQVPNQSGTSLPGLPQQSGNPFSMQMQNPIIHNNMPNMEPEFSKARIFISNKIYEYLMQRQQAHEKPPKKVMDIVKRLEEGLFKSASTKEEYLNLNTLENRLHGLIKGLRMNNHNQRVSRVNSSGPIGTMIPTPGMAQGVNSALIGTSSFDSSMASGSTIASSTVNSGSFLPMANVSSSGCLTNGYQQPTSNFLVNSGGNNLAPSMSGQRMTSQMIPTPGFNTNCGANLNGNTSAQSSMSLESPSSIAAFSSVDSTIVSQPLQQNQNSRILHTVGSHVGGGIRSGLQNRSYGQTGSLNGGLGMIGNNLHLLNGSGASESYIPATTYGNSPKSLPQHFDQQHQPLMQGDRYGVNHADTSGSGNLCLPVSSVGMVMNNQNPRAVSLQSMSKINSPLITNQSNLTASQQMPNIKVQPVDQSAKMNFQSQHSLGDNHLSSYQHQHCQQPPQQFQEQRQFVQPQQKLQSQQHQLLSRSNTFAQAQLPSDLGIRVKSEPGNHDEAQHSRVNTEQFQFSNINQFQSNSVEDHSKVFQGQWYSTSQDGSQIPGSFSNKQNAQEELCQRTSRKDEAYPNNLSTEGSPVSQPFGSRAVATNNSSSSICRSNNLPRERQYFNQQRWLLFLIHARGCSAPEGKCPEQNCIKAQKLVKHMEGCSNFDCKYPRCPTTRVLINHYRRCRDLSCPVCIPVRKFVHAQQKVARPGCNSDMPNPPNGTCRSYDAGEIASRLTAKLSSVSAQTEDLQPSLKRTKIEPPSQSLILETENRFMPVSACESLVTQNAHLVEQHGNAVAMKSEVTDIMIEIPANAVQVSPGSIDIRTDNLDDTCILKPVLDSAVSSSAASLVKQGNIKTEKDMDQPKQEITSATTESTSGSKSGKPTIKGVSMTELFTPEQVREHIIGLRRWVGQSKAKAEKNQAMEHSMSENSCQLCAVEKLNFEPPPIYCTPCGARIKRNAMYYTIGTGDTRHYFCIPCYNEARGDTIVVDGTTIPKARMEKKKNDEETEEWWVQCDKCEAWQHQICALFNGRRNDGGQAEYTCPNCYIIEVERGERKPLPQSAVLGAKDLPRTILSDHIEQRLVKRLKHERQERARREGKSYDEVPGAEGLVVRIVSSVDKKLEVKSRFLEIFQEENYPPEFPYKSKVLLLFQKIEGVEVCLFGMYVQEFGSECAQPNHRRVYLSYLDSVKYFRPEIKAVSGEALRTFVYHEILIGYLEYCKKRGFTSCYIWACPPLKGEDYILYCHPEIQKTPKSDKLREWYLSMLRKALKENIVVDLTNLYDHFFISTGECKAKITAARLPYFDGDYWPGAAEDMIYQLQQEEDGRKQHKKGSIKKTISKRALKASGQSDLSGNASKDILLMHKLGETISPMKEDFIMVHLQHACTHCCILMVSGNRWVCNQCKNFQLCDKCYEVEQKLEDRERHPIYHKDTHILYPSEIEVTDDTKDKDEILESEFFDTRQAFLSLCQGNHYQYDTLRRAKHSSMMVLYHLHNPTAPAFVTTCNICHLDIEAGQGWRCEVCPDYDVCNACYQKDGGIDHPHKLTNHPSIAERDAQNKEARQLRVLQLRKMLDLLVHASQCRSSLCQYPNCRKVKGLFRHGIQCKVRASGGCVLCKKMWYLLQLHARACKESECHVPRCRDLKEHLRRLQQQSDSRRRAAVMEMMRQRAAEVANSAG
- the LOC104096056 gene encoding histone acetyltransferase HAC1 isoform X3; protein product: MNLQHMSGQISGQVPNQSGTSLPGLPQQSGNPFSMQMQNPIIHNNMPNMEPEFSKARIFISNKIYEYLMQRQQAHEKPPKKVMDIVKRLEEGLFKSASTKEEYLNLNTLENRLHGLIKGLRMNNHNQRVSRVNSSGPIGTMIPTPGMAQGVNSALIGTSSFDSSMASGSTIASSTVNSGCLTNGYQQPTSNFLVNSGGNNLAPSMSGQRMTSQMIPTPGFNTNCGANLNGNTSAQSSMSLESPSSIAAFSSVDSTIVSQPLQQNQNSRILHTVGSHVGGGIRSGLQNRSYGQTGSLNGGLGMIGNNLHLLNGSGASESYIPATTYGNSPKSLPQHFDQQHQPLMQGDRYGVNHADTSGSGNLCLPVSSVGMVMNNQNPRAVSLQSMSKINSPLITNQSNLTASQQMPNIKVQPVDQSAKMNFQSQHSLGDNHLSSYQHQHCQQPPQQFQEQRQFVQPQQKLQSQQHQLLSRSNTFAQAQLPSDLGIRVKSEPGNHDEAQHSRVNTEQFQFSNINQFQSNSVEDHSKDAVFQGQWYSTSQDGSQIPGSFSNKQNAQEELCQRTSRKDEAYPNNLSTEGSPVSQPFGSRAVATNNSSSSICRSNNLPRERQYFNQQRWLLFLIHARGCSAPEGKCPEQNCIKAQKLVKHMEGCSNFDCKYPRCPTTRVLINHYRRCRDLSCPVCIPVRKFVHAQQKVARPGCNSDMPNPPNGTCRSYDAGEIASRLTAKLSSVSAQTEDLQPSLKRTKIEPPSQSLILETENRFMPVSACESLVTQNAHLVEQHGNAVAMKSEVTDIMIEIPANAVQVSPGSIDIRTDNLDDTCILKPVLDSAVSSSAASLVKQGNIKTEKDMDQPKQEITSATTESTSGSKSGKPTIKGVSMTELFTPEQVREHIIGLRRWVGQSKAKAEKNQAMEHSMSENSCQLCAVEKLNFEPPPIYCTPCGARIKRNAMYYTIGTGDTRHYFCIPCYNEARGDTIVVDGTTIPKARMEKKKNDEETEEWWVQCDKCEAWQHQICALFNGRRNDGGQAEYTCPNCYIIEVERGERKPLPQSAVLGAKDLPRTILSDHIEQRLVKRLKHERQERARREGKSYDEVPGAEGLVVRIVSSVDKKLEVKSRFLEIFQEENYPPEFPYKSKVLLLFQKIEGVEVCLFGMYVQEFGSECAQPNHRRVYLSYLDSVKYFRPEIKAVSGEALRTFVYHEILIGYLEYCKKRGFTSCYIWACPPLKGEDYILYCHPEIQKTPKSDKLREWYLSMLRKALKENIVVDLTNLYDHFFISTGECKAKITAARLPYFDGDYWPGAAEDMIYQLQQEEDGRKQHKKGSIKKTISKRALKASGQSDLSGNASKDILLMHKLGETISPMKEDFIMVHLQHACTHCCILMVSGNRWVCNQCKNFQLCDKCYEVEQKLEDRERHPIYHKDTHILYPSEIEVTDDTKDKDEILESEFFDTRQAFLSLCQGNHYQYDTLRRAKHSSMMVLYHLHNPTAPAFVTTCNICHLDIEAGQGWRCEVCPDYDVCNACYQKDGGIDHPHKLTNHPSIAERDAQNKEARQLRVLQLRKMLDLLVHASQCRSSLCQYPNCRKVKGLFRHGIQCKVRASGGCVLCKKMWYLLQLHARACKESECHVPRCRDLKEHLRRLQQQSDSRRRAAVMEMMRQRAAEVANSAG
- the LOC104096056 gene encoding histone acetyltransferase HAC1 isoform X1 — its product is MNLQHMSGQISGQVPNQSGTSLPGLPQQSGNPFSMQMQNPIIHNNMPNMEPEFSKARIFISNKIYEYLMQRQQAHEKPPKKVMDIVKRLEEGLFKSASTKEEYLNLNTLENRLHGLIKGLRMNNHNQRVSRVNSSGPIGTMIPTPGMAQGVNSALIGTSSFDSSMASGSTIASSTVNSGSFLPMANVSSSGCLTNGYQQPTSNFLVNSGGNNLAPSMSGQRMTSQMIPTPGFNTNCGANLNGNTSAQSSMSLESPSSIAAFSSVDSTIVSQPLQQNQNSRILHTVGSHVGGGIRSGLQNRSYGQTGSLNGGLGMIGNNLHLLNGSGASESYIPATTYGNSPKSLPQHFDQQHQPLMQGDRYGVNHADTSGSGNLCLPVSSVGMVMNNQNPRAVSLQSMSKINSPLITNQSNLTASQQMPNIKVQPVDQSAKMNFQSQHSLGDNHLSSYQHQHCQQPPQQFQEQRQFVQPQQKLQSQQHQLLSRSNTFAQAQLPSDLGIRVKSEPGNHDEAQHSRVNTEQFQFSNINQFQSNSVEDHSKDAVFQGQWYSTSQDGSQIPGSFSNKQNAQEELCQRTSRKDEAYPNNLSTEGSPVSQPFGSRAVATNNSSSSICRSNNLPRERQYFNQQRWLLFLIHARGCSAPEGKCPEQNCIKAQKLVKHMEGCSNFDCKYPRCPTTRVLINHYRRCRDLSCPVCIPVRKFVHAQQKVARPGCNSDMPNPPNGTCRSYDAGEIASRLTAKLSSVSAQTEDLQPSLKRTKIEPPSQSLILETENRFMPVSACESLVTQNAHLVEQHGNAVAMKSEVTDIMIEIPANAVQVSPGSIDIRTDNLDDTCILKPVLDSAVSSSAASLVKQGNIKTEKDMDQPKQEITSATTESTSGSKSGKPTIKGVSMTELFTPEQVREHIIGLRRWVGQSKAKAEKNQAMEHSMSENSCQLCAVEKLNFEPPPIYCTPCGARIKRNAMYYTIGTGDTRHYFCIPCYNEARGDTIVVDGTTIPKARMEKKKNDEETEEWWVQCDKCEAWQHQICALFNGRRNDGGQAEYTCPNCYIIEVERGERKPLPQSAVLGAKDLPRTILSDHIEQRLVKRLKHERQERARREGKSYDEVPGAEGLVVRIVSSVDKKLEVKSRFLEIFQEENYPPEFPYKSKVLLLFQKIEGVEVCLFGMYVQEFGSECAQPNHRRVYLSYLDSVKYFRPEIKAVSGEALRTFVYHEILIGYLEYCKKRGFTSCYIWACPPLKGEDYILYCHPEIQKTPKSDKLREWYLSMLRKALKENIVVDLTNLYDHFFISTGECKAKITAARLPYFDGDYWPGAAEDMIYQLQQEEDGRKQHKKGSIKKTISKRALKASGQSDLSGNASKDILLMHKLGETISPMKEDFIMVHLQHACTHCCILMVSGNRWVCNQCKNFQLCDKCYEVEQKLEDRERHPIYHKDTHILYPSEIEVTDDTKDKDEILESEFFDTRQAFLSLCQGNHYQYDTLRRAKHSSMMVLYHLHNPTAPAFVTTCNICHLDIEAGQGWRCEVCPDYDVCNACYQKDGGIDHPHKLTNHPSIAERDAQNKEARQLRVLQLRKMLDLLVHASQCRSSLCQYPNCRKVKGLFRHGIQCKVRASGGCVLCKKMWYLLQLHARACKESECHVPRCRDLKEHLRRLQQQSDSRRRAAVMEMMRQRAAEVANSAG